One Phragmites australis chromosome 23, lpPhrAust1.1, whole genome shotgun sequence DNA window includes the following coding sequences:
- the LOC133906313 gene encoding putative glutaredoxin-C14, with product MDRVTNLASERAVVVFTLSSCCMCHTVTQLLADLSVNVLVHELDSDPRGKEMERALLKMRGSRGPPAVPAVFIGGRYIGGTNEVMSLHLGGELVPMLKRAGALWL from the coding sequence ATGGACCGCGTGACAAATCTGGCGTCGGAGCGGGCGGTGGTGGTGTTCACGCTGAGCTCCTGCTGCATGTGCCACACGGTGACGCAGCTGCTGGCGGACCTCAGCGTGAACGTGCTGGTGCACGAGCTGGACAGCGACCCCAGGGGCAAGGAGATGGAGCGCGCGCTGCTCAAGATGCGAGGCAGCCGGGGCCCGCCCGCCGTGCCGGCCGTCTTCATCGGCGGCAGGTACATCGGCGGCACCAACGAGGTCATGTCGCTCCACCTCGGCGGCGAGCTCGTGCCCATGCTCAAGAGGGCCGGCGCGCTCTGGCTGTAG
- the LOC133905765 gene encoding glutaredoxin-C15-like yields MAERVAKLSTEKAVVIFTWSECPMCHTVDRLFSDLGSCAAVHELDKDPRGREMERELVRRLGRSPPVPAVFIGGNLVGSTDRVMSLHLAGQLVPMLKGAGAIWL; encoded by the coding sequence ATGGCGGAGAGAGTGGCGAAGCTGTCGACGGAGAAGGCGGTGGTGATCTTCACGTGGAGCGAGTGCCCGATGTGCCACACGGTGGACAGGCTCTTCTCCGACCTCGGCTCGTGCGCGGCGGTGCACGAGCTCGACAAGGATCCGCGCGGCCGCGAGATGGAGCGCGAGCTCgtccgccgcctcggccgctCGCCGCCCGTCCCCGCTGTCTTCATCGGCGGCAACCTCGTCGGCTCCACCGACAGGGTCATGTCGCTGCACCTCGCCGGCCAGCTCGTGCCTATGCTCAAGGGCGCCGGCGCCATATGGCTCTGA